One Burkholderia sp. 9120 genomic window, AGCGCAAGAAGGCTGCTGCTGTGAAGCGCCTGCACAAGCGCCTGCGCAGCCAGATGCTGCCGAAAAAGCTGCACTAAGCACGCTTTTTTAGCACGGCCGAACGGCGGTGTGAGCTTCGAAAGAAGCCACATCGCCGTTTTGCTTTTGGGGCTTTGAAAGCCTTTTGAGGGCAGTCGTTTTGGGGGATTAAGCGGCGCTTTTCAGTCGCTCGGCTGACAGGCTGAATTGGACGGCGATCGAGCTCAATCGCTCGCGCCATTCCCAGGTGCCGAACACGTCGTGGACGTTCTGCAGGCAACTGAGCAGGTCGATGGTGGTTGGATCGTAGACATTGAGGCGCGCGCGCAGCAGCGCCTTCTTCAGCGCCGACACGCCCACGTCCATGTAAGCGGGCACCTGCACGGGCGTTTTGCCGATGTAGCGCACGGGAATGCCTTCCATCGCGCTCATGTAGTCGAGCGGCTTGATGAAGCTGCCGACCGGACAGCCGCCGCAATAACCGCGGTAGGCGCCACCGCCGCGCGGCAACAGCGCCGCGCGCTTCTGGCCGAGCAGATGACTCACGGCCTGGTCGAAAATATCCTGATGCGTCAGGAAGCTAAGCGTTTTCATGGTTGGTCTCCCACGCGTTCCGCAGCGGTTATTCGTTGTTAGTGCGCATGACGATCAGTATCAGGCGCGCACCGATTAACGAAGCCCCGACTAGCGTGACGAAAGACCCTCAATTCGCGGGTTTGGCGCGTCGGCCGCTTCAACTTGCCTTGCGGTTGCGTCCCTTCTTGCCAAGCGCCGCGCATTGCGCGCGGCACATGCAACCCGTCTCGTGGTCGTTCACCATGCCGACCGCCTGCATGAACGCATAGCAGATGGTCGATCCGACAAACTTGCAGCCGTAGCGTTTGAGTGCCTTGCTGAGCGCGTCCGAAACTTCAGTCGACGCTGGTGCCTGCTTATACGAAGCCCAATCGTTCTGGATGGGCGTCTGATCCACGAACGACCATACGAAGTTCGCCAGCGAGCCGTGCTCGCTCTGAATCTGCTGCACGGCGCGCGCATTGGTGATCGCCGCTTCGATCTTGCCGCGATGGCGCACGA contains:
- a CDS encoding DNA-3-methyladenine glycosylase I, whose translation is MTQRCNWASSESLAHYHDTEWGVPSRDDQHLFEMLVLEGAQAGLSWSTILNKRTGYRRAFVDFDIDKVARFTPKHVEALVTDESIVRHRGKIEAAITNARAVQQIQSEHGSLANFVWSFVDQTPIQNDWASYKQAPASTEVSDALSKALKRYGCKFVGSTICYAFMQAVGMVNDHETGCMCRAQCAALGKKGRNRKAS